A region from the Tachyglossus aculeatus isolate mTacAcu1 chromosome 5, mTacAcu1.pri, whole genome shotgun sequence genome encodes:
- the SCNN1D gene encoding amiloride-sensitive sodium channel subunit delta has protein sequence MEPGLEATHRPGTEGEEEDNEALIELFDSFRDLFHFFCNNTTIHGMVRLVCSSHNRLKTAFWSLLFLATVGMLYWQFGLLFDQYWRYPVIMTVSVHSEPKMFPAVTLCDMNPHRPPLVSQHLDDLDKFVQENIWELYQFNVSTAPARPRGQIQAPPASGLRNFSLNRDIRLEELRQGVGSLNGYRVGFKLCNSSGSDCFYREHSSGVDAIQDWYRFHFVNIMALLPPGAMEEESHSVHSGNFIYSCHYNGEPCQETNYKTFHHTVYGSCYTFNSHGTDSFWKANRSGVPYGISLVLKAEQNNHLPLLSTEAGIKVMIHGKNQTPILEHEGFSIRPGIETTIGVREDEVRRLGGNYGSCTEDGADVDVELLYNSSYTMQACLHSCFQQLMIERCHCGCYFYPLPRGAEYCDYNRHPGWGHCFYDLYKNLEMHRLSCFSRCPKPCWQSVHKLSAGTAKWPSTESEEWILAAIGHKKNQTLSRRSKVAKVNIFYQQLNYRLVGEAPVYSVNQLLSTMGSHWSLWFGSSVLSVVEVLELLLDSAILALILAYRRLCGRKKLRVRAALEAGPRTLEDPGGPGTVRAVAIKTNGAWGPWGSHPLTGRRRSTCLNPWLSG, from the exons ATGGAGCCAGGTTTGGAGGCCACTCACAGGCCGGGgacggagggggaggaagaggataacGAGGCCCTGATTGAGCTCTTCGACTCCTTCCGTGACCTGTTCCACTTCTTCTGCAACAACACCACCATCCACGGGATGGTGAGGCTCGTCTGCTCCAGCCACAACCGGCTCAAGACGGCCTTCTGGAGCCTGCTCTTCCTGGCCACCGTAGGCATGCTCTACTGGCAGTTCGGCCTGCTCTTCGACCAGTACTGGCGCTACCCGGTCATCATGACGGTGTCCGTCCACTCGGAGCCCAAGATGTTCCCCGCCGTCACCCTGTGCGACATGAACCCGCACAG GCCCCCTCTCGTCAGCCAGCACCTGGACGACCTGGACAAGTTTGTGCAGGAGAACATTTGGGAGCTTTATcagttcaatgtctccacggccCCCGCCAGGCCCCGGGGGCAGATCCAGGCCCCACCGGCAAGCGGCCTCCGCAACTTCAGCCTGAACCGCGACATCCGTCTGGAGGAGTTGAGACAGGGGGTGGGCAGCCTCAATGGCTACCGAGTGGGCTTCAAGCTG TGCAACAGTTCCGGCAGCGACTGCTTCTACCGAGAGCACTCGTCAGGGGTGGATGCCATTCAGGACTGGTATCGCTTCCACTTCGTCAACATCATGGCCCTGCTGCCACCCGGCGCCATGGAGGAGGAGTCCCACAGCGTCCACAGTGGGAACTTCATCTACTCCTGTCACTACAATGGCGAGCCCTGCCAGGAGAC GAACTACAAAACATTCCACCACACAGTGTACGGCAGCTGCTACACCTTCAACAGCCACGGGACCGATAGCTTCTGGAAGGCAAACCGCTCGGGGGTTCCCTATG GAATCAGCCTCGTCCTCAAGGCCGAACAGAATAACCACCTCCCACTGCTGTCCACCGAGGCCGGGATCAAGGTCATGATTCACGGGAAGAACCAGACGCCCATCCTGGAGCACGAGGGCTTCAGCATCAGGCCGGGCATCGAGACCACCATTGGAGTCCGGGAG GATGAAGTCCGCCGACTTGGGGGCAATTACGGCAGCTGCACGGAGGACGGGGCTGACGTGGACGTCGAGCTCCTGTACAACAGTTCCTACACCATGCAG GCATGTCTACACTCCTGCTTCCAGCAACTGATGATCGAAAGATGCCACTGCGGCTGCTACTTCTACCCATTGCCCCGCGGGGCCGAGTACTGCGACTACAACCGGCATCCCGGCTGGG GTCATTGTTTCTACGACCTGTACAAGAATCTGGAAATGCAccgcctctcctgcttctcccggTGCCCCAAGCCCTGCTG GCAGTCCGTGCACAAACTGTCCGCGGGCACGGCCAAGTGGCCATCTACAGAATCCGAG GAATGGATCCTGGCTGCCATTGGCCACAAGAAAAACCAGACTCTGAGTCGGag GAGCAAGGTCGCCAAAGTTAACATCTTCTACCAGCAGCTCAACTATCGACTCGTGGGGGAGGCGCCCGTGTATTCG GTGAACCAGCTGCTGTCCAccatgggcagccactggagcctGTGGTTCGGCTCGTCGGTGCTGTCGGTGGTCGAGGTGCTGGAACTTCTGCTGGACTCGGccatcctggccctgatcctcgCCTACCGTCGCCTCTGCGGCCGCAagaagctgagggtgcgggccGCCCTGGAAGCCGGGCCCCGGACCCTGGAAGACCCAGGGGGTCCCGGCACGGTCCGGGCGGTCGCCATCAAGACCAACGGAGCGTGGGGGCCCTGGGGCTCCCACCCCCTGACCGGGCGCCGCCGGAGCACCTGCCTGAACCCCTGGTTGAGCGGCTAG